A single window of Sporosarcina sp. 6E9 DNA harbors:
- a CDS encoding M20 family metallo-hydrolase, which yields MKALTINAERLNTRIFELSKIGKLGSTGVSRLAHSPEDKEAVLKVKSWMEEVGLETRIDNFGNLIGRWNGECSDEKILMVGSHIDSQPYGGRYDGVLGVLGALEAIQTMKEQNITPSLPIELVAFSDEEGSRFNKGLFGVRGILGKLEEGELDRKDKNGMTRRESLIEFGCDPNGFLDSEYDPTTIAAFLELHIEQGPVLEAQGEAVGIVTGISGPLWQTVEFTGLAGHAGSVPMPMRQDALVGAAKIIIKLNELAAKVPGAPTVGTIGSLEVFPDSRNIIPEKVRFTMDLRDIDERRRDEIEKELLIEFEKVAETHGLTYTISEDTRNEPRFCSEKIKNVMRIESKNMGLNPPELMSGPFHDSLAMSYVCDYGMIFVRSKDGISHNPKEYSSPEDISLGTELFYRTMVNMATEKDIVLISNRIQETV from the coding sequence ATGAAAGCGTTAACAATTAATGCGGAGCGCTTAAATACTCGTATTTTTGAACTATCTAAAATTGGAAAGCTAGGAAGTACTGGGGTTTCTAGACTGGCTCATTCGCCAGAGGATAAAGAAGCTGTTCTAAAAGTGAAAAGCTGGATGGAAGAAGTAGGACTTGAAACAAGAATTGATAACTTTGGTAATTTAATTGGAAGATGGAACGGTGAATGCTCTGATGAAAAAATACTAATGGTTGGATCCCATATTGATTCACAACCTTATGGGGGAAGATACGACGGTGTTCTTGGTGTGTTGGGTGCACTAGAGGCAATACAAACTATGAAAGAACAAAATATAACCCCATCGCTTCCAATTGAACTGGTAGCTTTTTCGGATGAAGAAGGAAGTCGATTTAATAAAGGGCTTTTTGGCGTAAGGGGGATTCTTGGGAAATTGGAAGAAGGGGAGCTAGATAGAAAAGATAAAAACGGCATGACAAGGAGAGAATCATTAATTGAATTCGGTTGTGATCCTAATGGATTCCTAGATTCAGAGTATGACCCAACAACAATAGCCGCTTTTTTAGAGCTTCATATTGAACAAGGTCCCGTGCTAGAAGCGCAAGGGGAAGCGGTTGGTATTGTAACAGGAATTTCAGGACCACTTTGGCAGACGGTAGAATTTACTGGACTTGCTGGACATGCAGGATCTGTTCCGATGCCGATGCGACAAGATGCACTTGTTGGAGCAGCAAAGATTATTATTAAGTTGAACGAGCTGGCCGCCAAAGTCCCTGGGGCACCCACGGTTGGAACGATTGGTAGCTTGGAGGTATTCCCGGATTCAAGGAATATCATTCCTGAAAAGGTGAGGTTTACAATGGACTTACGAGATATAGATGAACGAAGAAGAGATGAAATTGAAAAAGAGCTATTAATTGAGTTTGAAAAAGTTGCAGAAACGCATGGTTTAACCTACACAATATCGGAAGACACGAGGAATGAACCGCGATTTTGTAGTGAAAAAATAAAGAATGTGATGAGGATTGAAAGCAAGAATATGGGACTCAATCCTCCGGAGCTAATGAGTGGTCCATTTCACGACTCACTCGCGATGTCTTACGTTTGTGACTACGGAATGATTTTTGTTCGCTCAAAGGACGGAATTAGTCATAATCCGAAAGAATATTCTTCACCAGAAGATATTTCGCTCGGAACAGAACTGTTTTACCGGACAATGGTTAATATGGCAACGGAAAAAGACATCGTGTTAATAAGTAATAGAATTCAAGAAACTGTGTGA
- a CDS encoding DUF2187 family protein: MAFPRKERPVSDFVAARKVDEEISFVRNDYKVYGTIYKILENSVIVQISNEDADLIGAASNLTVVSHKNYSVD, from the coding sequence ATGGCTTTTCCACGTAAGGAAAGACCAGTATCGGACTTTGTAGCAGCGCGCAAGGTCGATGAAGAGATTTCATTTGTTCGGAACGACTATAAGGTTTACGGGACTATTTATAAGATTCTTGAAAACTCTGTTATCGTACAAATTTCAAATGAAGATGCAGATTTAATCGGTGCGGCCTCAAATCTTACTGTTGTTTCACACAAAAACTATTCTGTTGATTGA
- a CDS encoding lysoplasmalogenase gives MIRTLFVAAITIMGIIYIFFIPPEAVGFKIFMKLIPMALVILFAIGTRSFLPRMYKRMIIIGLFVSMIADGVIYWFLAGLVTFFIAHLFYIFAFRKIPRKAIPKWAATLLLLYGVGMAYWIAGSQFRIGEHFLGIAIIAYISIILLMGWMAIRTHLPLVIMGALLFIFSDSVLALDRFVYDIPYRDAFVMITYYAAQVFIAASVGSRAIKFSVNPKSLIR, from the coding sequence ATGATTCGTACACTGTTCGTTGCCGCTATTACGATAATGGGGATTATCTATATATTTTTCATTCCTCCTGAAGCGGTTGGTTTTAAAATTTTCATGAAATTAATTCCCATGGCGCTCGTTATTTTATTCGCGATTGGAACTAGGTCCTTCCTTCCTCGTATGTACAAACGAATGATCATTATCGGTCTGTTCGTCAGTATGATTGCAGATGGTGTTATTTACTGGTTCCTTGCCGGTCTTGTTACTTTTTTTATTGCGCATCTTTTTTATATTTTTGCTTTCCGCAAAATCCCGCGCAAGGCAATTCCTAAATGGGCAGCAACCCTTCTCCTATTATATGGTGTCGGGATGGCTTATTGGATAGCTGGTTCACAATTCCGCATTGGTGAACATTTTCTTGGCATTGCGATTATCGCTTACATCTCAATCATTTTACTGATGGGCTGGATGGCGATTCGTACGCACCTTCCGTTAGTAATTATGGGTGCATTGCTCTTTATATTTTCAGATTCAGTGCTAGCGCTTGACCGGTTCGTCTACGATATTCCGTACCGTGATGCGTTTGTCATGATTACATACTACGCGGCACAAGTTTTCATCGCGGCAAGCGTTGGAAGTCGTGCCATCAAATTTTCCGTAAATCCAAAAAGTCTGATAAGATAG
- the pepT gene encoding peptidase T, whose amino-acid sequence MKEKLIERLVRYAKIDTQSDFNSTECPTTPGQWDLLHVLQKELEDIGMKEITLDDNGYLFATLPSNTHRDVPVIGFLAHVDTATDYTGKNVKPQRFDDYDGKDVQLNDNTVMAVNDFPELKNYVGHTLITTDGTTLLGADNKAGIAEIVTAMEYLIDNPEIKHGKLRIAFTPDEEIGRGPHKFDVEKFGAKYAYTMDGGPLGELQYESFNAAGATITFHGTSVHPGSAKDKMVNSILVASRFQAAMPADEVPEKTADYEGFIHLMQFDGSTEKTTLGYIIRYFDRETFEARKQLMVETADKLKEEYGENAISLEIEDQYFNMREKIEPVMEIVEIISDAFKNLDIEPNIVPVRGGTDGSQLSYMGMPTPNIFTGGENYHGKYEYISVDNMVKATNVIIEAVKLFEERA is encoded by the coding sequence ATGAAAGAAAAATTGATCGAACGACTTGTACGCTATGCAAAAATCGATACACAGTCTGATTTTAACAGTACGGAATGTCCCACAACTCCCGGGCAATGGGACTTGCTGCATGTTCTACAAAAAGAACTTGAGGACATTGGGATGAAGGAAATTACGCTAGATGACAACGGCTATTTGTTTGCGACGCTTCCATCGAATACCCATCGCGATGTTCCGGTCATCGGGTTTCTTGCGCATGTTGACACGGCGACCGATTATACGGGGAAAAATGTTAAACCGCAACGTTTCGATGATTATGATGGAAAAGACGTGCAGCTGAACGACAATACTGTTATGGCGGTTAATGATTTTCCAGAACTGAAAAATTACGTCGGCCACACACTGATTACGACAGACGGCACGACCCTCTTGGGAGCGGACAATAAAGCGGGTATTGCTGAAATCGTAACTGCAATGGAATATTTGATTGATAATCCCGAAATTAAACACGGGAAACTTCGAATCGCGTTTACGCCAGACGAAGAAATCGGGCGTGGTCCACATAAATTTGATGTCGAGAAATTTGGCGCGAAATACGCTTATACAATGGACGGCGGTCCACTTGGCGAACTGCAATATGAAAGTTTCAATGCCGCGGGCGCAACAATAACATTCCATGGTACAAGTGTACATCCAGGTTCCGCGAAAGATAAAATGGTGAATTCGATTTTAGTCGCGAGTAGATTTCAAGCGGCAATGCCTGCCGATGAAGTTCCTGAAAAAACAGCGGATTATGAAGGGTTTATCCATCTTATGCAGTTCGACGGTTCTACCGAGAAGACGACTCTCGGCTATATCATTCGCTATTTTGACCGCGAAACATTCGAAGCACGAAAACAACTAATGGTTGAAACTGCTGACAAACTGAAGGAAGAGTACGGTGAAAATGCAATCTCATTAGAAATTGAAGATCAGTACTTTAATATGCGCGAAAAAATTGAACCGGTCATGGAAATCGTTGAAATCATTTCCGATGCTTTCAAAAACCTTGATATTGAACCGAATATTGTCCCCGTTCGCGGTGGTACAGATGGTTCACAACTATCCTATATGGGCATGCCGACGCCGAATATTTTCACGGGTGGCGAAAACTATCACGGAAAATACGAATACATTTCCGTCGATAATATGGTGAAAGCAACAAATGTCATTATTGAAGCCGTCAAATTGTTTGAGGAACGCGCGTAA
- a CDS encoding multidrug resistance efflux transporter family protein encodes MKEIWIGILSSVFFAVTFILNRSMELSGGSWLWSSSLRYFFMIPFLIAIVAYRKGFAPMKKEMKANSFPFFIWSVVAFVFFYAPLTYAAAYSPGWLLAGTWQLTIVAGVLLAPFFTLVMNERKVRQRIPAISFGITLIIIAGVILIQIPHAQSVEVRTLLFGIIPILFAAFAYPLGNRKTMELLGGRLDTFQRVLAMTLMTVPVWIGISIYAFVTVGPPSMNQLMQSFIVGVSSGVIATTLFFMATDRVRDDQSKLAAVEATQSTQLIFVILGEMAILGIAVPGPIALVGIAVIIAGMAMHSFSFGTCEKKTNACILN; translated from the coding sequence TTGAAGGAAATCTGGATTGGGATCCTCTCTTCAGTGTTTTTTGCGGTGACATTCATCTTGAACAGATCAATGGAATTGTCTGGAGGAAGCTGGCTTTGGAGTTCCTCTCTTCGATATTTCTTTATGATTCCATTTTTGATTGCCATCGTTGCGTATCGTAAAGGCTTTGCACCGATGAAGAAAGAAATGAAGGCAAACTCCTTTCCTTTCTTCATCTGGAGTGTTGTCGCTTTTGTATTTTTCTACGCACCGCTTACATACGCAGCTGCATACAGTCCAGGTTGGTTACTTGCAGGTACTTGGCAATTAACAATAGTCGCTGGGGTCTTGCTGGCCCCTTTTTTCACATTGGTTATGAATGAAAGAAAGGTCAGACAGAGGATACCTGCTATTTCGTTCGGCATAACATTGATCATCATAGCGGGTGTTATCCTCATTCAAATTCCACATGCGCAGAGTGTTGAAGTACGCACCCTTTTATTCGGCATCATTCCGATTTTATTTGCTGCATTTGCTTATCCGCTCGGCAATCGAAAAACGATGGAACTTCTTGGAGGTCGGCTTGATACATTTCAACGGGTTCTAGCCATGACACTAATGACAGTACCCGTTTGGATTGGAATTTCAATTTACGCTTTCGTCACGGTTGGCCCCCCTTCTATGAATCAACTCATGCAATCGTTCATCGTCGGCGTTAGCTCAGGTGTTATTGCCACGACATTATTTTTCATGGCAACAGACCGGGTTCGAGACGACCAAAGTAAATTGGCTGCGGTCGAAGCTACACAGTCAACACAGCTCATTTTCGTCATTCTTGGTGAGATGGCGATTCTTGGTATCGCTGTTCCTGGTCCAATTGCCCTTGTTGGTATTGCGGTCATTATTGCCGGAATGGCAATGCATAGTTTTTCATTCGGCACTTGTGAAAAAAAGACAAATGCATGCATTTTGAATTGA
- a CDS encoding ABC transporter substrate-binding protein produces MAKWIKSGWLIPLFLFMLIISACSAKETVKTDPPKGVDDEISAENPSGDLSPLEKKTKVVIAEDGAASGAGFYIAKEKGYFEDYNIEVEFAQFANSDDMLPALAAGEVDIAGGVSTASFFNAIAQGIDVKIIADKGHNNPGKSYFTFVIGNHMVDEIKDYADMKGKKIAVSSLYSIDWYIYQEMLKHAGLTEDDVEFVLMGDFGSMLGAIDAGTIDVALNIEPLITQGIENGFHKRFLDATDYAPESQIAMVLGSPQFMAEEQDISLRFMAAYLKGVRDYNDAFIKGIEKDEIIKIMTKHTALKDPELWEKVNVTGLDPDGKMFIDDIEKQFNVYKENDAIRGDVDLDKAIDTSITEKAVEVIGKYDRD; encoded by the coding sequence ATGGCAAAATGGATTAAAAGCGGATGGTTGATTCCGCTTTTCTTGTTTATGTTAATCATCAGTGCCTGTTCAGCAAAGGAGACGGTGAAGACCGACCCACCCAAAGGTGTAGATGATGAAATCAGTGCGGAAAATCCTTCAGGAGACTTAAGCCCTCTTGAGAAGAAGACCAAAGTTGTCATTGCGGAAGACGGGGCCGCATCCGGAGCAGGTTTCTACATCGCGAAAGAAAAAGGCTATTTTGAAGACTATAATATCGAGGTCGAATTTGCACAATTCGCCAACAGTGATGATATGCTTCCCGCGTTAGCAGCAGGAGAAGTGGACATTGCGGGTGGCGTCTCAACTGCATCTTTCTTCAACGCAATTGCACAAGGGATTGATGTTAAGATTATTGCGGATAAAGGGCATAATAATCCAGGGAAATCGTATTTCACTTTTGTTATCGGAAATCATATGGTCGATGAAATCAAAGATTACGCGGATATGAAAGGCAAGAAAATTGCCGTGTCATCGCTTTACTCGATTGACTGGTATATCTATCAAGAGATGTTAAAGCATGCCGGATTAACTGAAGATGACGTCGAATTTGTGCTTATGGGGGATTTTGGAAGTATGTTAGGGGCAATCGATGCAGGGACGATTGATGTCGCATTAAATATCGAGCCGCTCATCACTCAAGGTATCGAAAATGGATTCCATAAACGTTTCCTAGATGCGACAGATTATGCACCAGAGTCACAAATTGCGATGGTACTCGGTTCACCACAATTCATGGCAGAGGAACAAGATATTTCGTTGCGGTTTATGGCAGCTTACTTAAAAGGCGTCCGAGACTATAACGATGCATTTATTAAAGGAATTGAAAAAGATGAAATCATCAAGATTATGACAAAGCATACAGCACTGAAAGACCCTGAACTATGGGAGAAAGTAAATGTAACGGGTCTAGATCCCGATGGCAAGATGTTTATTGACGATATTGAAAAGCAATTCAATGTTTATAAAGAAAACGATGCAATCCGCGGCGATGTCGATTTAGATAAAGCGATTGACACGTCAATCACTGAGAAAGCCGTTGAAGTTATTGGGAAATATGACCGCGATTAA